The sequence below is a genomic window from Thalassomonas haliotis.
CTCTTAATGCCCTGGCCATGGATTATCACGGCGACGGACAAGGTTGGCAGCGCTTTGATTACGGCCTGTCCACCCGGGCGGCTTATAAAGATATGCACTTTGGTTATGGCTATCGGGATCATGATTTAACCGGCACTACGCCCGGTTATGGTCAGTTAACGTTTGGCGGCCAGCTAACGTCCGGTTCGGGTGAACTGGCGGGCCGGCAGTTGCTGGATTCGCGCTTCCCCCTGGCGTGGCAAAGCGGTTTCCGTTTTCGCCAGCACAGGATAAATATGCGCTTTAATGGCCTGGATTTTTTCTATCTCAGGCATCAAACCGGTGAAGCAAAAGCTTTAGCTGCCTATGGTCTGCAAATGATGACTTCAGTGGATAATACCAGTGCGTTGCTTGACGGGCTAAGTTTGAAATTTGCCGTGAACTGGTATGAAAACCAAAGGCATAAATATGAAGATCTGACGTCTCTGTCTTTAATGTACAGCTTTAAGTAGGCGTTTATAAAGGTTATTTTTAAGTCTAAGCCCTGCCGGCAGGGCAAAGACTGATAAGCGCTATATTATTGGCAGCAAAGGGGAATTCACTTAGGGCATAAGCCTGAGTCTTGTTTTTAGTGAACTTTGCAGCAAAAATAAGGCGGCGATGATCAGCAAGGGTAAGGTGCCGGGGGCCGGTACCAGAACATTGCCCAGTTGTCCCCTGACGGAGCCGGGGGGAAATTCAGCGGTATGGATATTAATATAAAAGCCCCCGGGATCATTAATGATCATATTAACATCCGCAAGATTGGCCACCAGGGAGTCTATCAGGGTATTTGCCCCTCCTGAGGTATTAACGCCCAATCCGATGAAGACTCCGGCATTGATGCCAGCAGTGCCTCCCGGGCCATGAATATGCATGGCGGTTGGGGTATCGATATTGGCGTAGCTCAAATCCCAGGAGATCAGGCCGGTGACATCGTCAAAGCTTATGGTGCCGGCGGCACTGCCGTCGAGATCGCCAACAGGTACTTCCTGGATGCCATCAAGATCCATCTGATAGGTGATTAAACTTGCATTGGCCAAACCCGGCAACAGGCAAAGCATAAAGCATATTATCGCCGGCCAGTTACCGGTATTAAGTATCTTTCTCATGATCTTTCCTATCTAGTTAAAACATAACAAGGTTATTTCATTCAGCGGGAGAAGTCGGCTAAGTGACTTTAATGTCGGCTTCTCTCAGGCTGGCATCACGCATAATTTAAACCAATTGTCCTAGCTGTTTGTTTTTGAAATTAACTTTTTTTTGGAAATTCATTTATTGGCAAACGCCGGATAAAGCATGTAAAAAACACCGACAGCCCTTGTGTTATCTGTGCTGAACAGGGCCAATCAAATTGCAATCGTTTTTATCTATTACCACGATAGTTTTAATTTGTTTTATTGTTTTTACAACTTGGCTGATAATGAACTCATTGAAACGGGCAAGTAAATGAAATTGCCTTACGCTTAACCTAATACTTAACAACAACAGATTAATTAAACAGGAGCTTTACCATGTTAAACAATAAAGAAGGTCAAACTATCCCGGCGGTAACTTTTGCAACTCGTGCAAACGATCAATGGCTTAACCGCAGCACAGAAGAGTTGTTTGCCAATAAAACCGTGGTGGTTTTCTCATTACCCGGGGCTTTTACCCCAACCTGTTCATCGACCCACTTGCCGCGTTTTAATGAACTGGCAAGTACTTTTAAGGCCAACGGCGTTGACGACATTATCTGTATGTCGGTAAATGATACCTTTGTTATGAATGCCTGGGCGGCGGATCAGGAAGCCGACAATATCACTTTGATCCCTGACGGAAACGGCGAGTTCACCGACGGCATGGGCATGCTGGTTGACAAAAACGATTTAGGCTTTGGCAAGCGCAGCTGGAGATATTCTATGCTGGTGAAAAACGGCGTAGTGGAAAAAATGTTTATTGAGCCGGAAGTTGACGGCGACCCGTTTGAAGTTTCCGATGCCGATACCATGCTCGAATACATTAACCCTGAGGCGAAAAAGCCAGAAGCGGTTTCTTTATTTACTAAACCCGGCTGTCCTTTCTGTAAGAAAGCCAAAGCGCTGTTAACCGGGCAGGGGCTGGCGTTTGAAGAAATCGTGTTAGGCAAAGACGCCAGCCTAACCAGCTTAAAAGCGATATCCGGCGGTGAAACCGTGCCGCAAGTCTTTATCGGCGGCAAGTTAATCGGCG
It includes:
- a CDS encoding glutathione peroxidase, giving the protein MLNNKEGQTIPAVTFATRANDQWLNRSTEELFANKTVVVFSLPGAFTPTCSSTHLPRFNELASTFKANGVDDIICMSVNDTFVMNAWAADQEADNITLIPDGNGEFTDGMGMLVDKNDLGFGKRSWRYSMLVKNGVVEKMFIEPEVDGDPFEVSDADTMLEYINPEAKKPEAVSLFTKPGCPFCKKAKALLTGQGLAFEEIVLGKDASLTSLKAISGGETVPQVFIGGKLIGGSEALAQHFGQ
- a CDS encoding CHRD domain-containing protein, whose translation is MRKILNTGNWPAIICFMLCLLPGLANASLITYQMDLDGIQEVPVGDLDGSAAGTISFDDVTGLISWDLSYANIDTPTAMHIHGPGGTAGINAGVFIGLGVNTSGGANTLIDSLVANLADVNMIINDPGGFYINIHTAEFPPGSVRGQLGNVLVPAPGTLPLLIIAALFLLQSSLKTRLRLMP